Proteins encoded by one window of Micromonospora coxensis:
- a CDS encoding SRPBCC family protein — MTGPEGADGLREAARKGAGEFTATVIVDAPADRVFAALTDWERQSDWIPLTTVRVVEGDGGEGSLVEAVTTLGPAALRDEMRVVRVDAPYEVGVVHCGKLLRGPGVLRCTPLARDRTQVVWHEWFHLPGGAAGRVAWPLLWPGSKASLTLALKRFARMVEQGRLP; from the coding sequence GTGACCGGCCCGGAGGGCGCGGACGGGCTGCGCGAGGCCGCCCGCAAGGGGGCCGGCGAGTTCACCGCCACGGTGATCGTGGACGCCCCCGCCGACCGGGTCTTCGCCGCGCTCACCGACTGGGAGCGGCAGTCCGACTGGATCCCGCTCACCACCGTCCGGGTGGTGGAGGGCGACGGCGGGGAGGGCAGCCTGGTCGAGGCGGTCACCACGCTCGGGCCGGCCGCGTTGCGGGACGAGATGCGGGTGGTCCGGGTGGACGCGCCGTACGAGGTCGGCGTGGTCCACTGCGGGAAGCTGCTGCGCGGGCCCGGGGTGCTGCGCTGCACCCCGCTGGCGCGCGACCGTACCCAGGTGGTCTGGCACGAGTGGTTCCACCTGCCCGGCGGGGCGGCCGGCCGGGTCGCCTGGCCGCTGCTCTGGCCCGGCTCCAAGGCCAGCCTGACCCTGGCCCTCAAGCGGTTCGCCCGGATGGTCGAGCAGGGTCGCCTGCCCTGA
- a CDS encoding PaaX family transcriptional regulator has protein sequence MQARSALFDLYGDYLRPRGGRAPVAALVKLLAPLGIAPPAVRTAVSRMVRQGWLDPLRLASGPGYSITPKAARRLDEAAARIYRTGRVTWDGRFDLLVLETPTARRDRQRLAANLSFLGYGTLDEHTWVATRASEDVDLLLEEAGVRYERFTAAHAAGTPGAMGVVRRAWDLTEIGHAYERFVAEQRPLLAGVTVRSGDEEAYAARFRLVHAWRTFLFRDPQLPPALLPERWPGIAAASFFDRHAARLRPAADRYVEQCLDNGNRTTRQKGR, from the coding sequence ATGCAGGCACGGTCGGCACTCTTCGACCTGTACGGCGACTACCTCCGGCCGAGGGGTGGCCGTGCACCGGTCGCCGCCCTGGTCAAGCTGCTCGCGCCGCTGGGGATCGCACCCCCGGCCGTGCGCACCGCGGTCTCCCGGATGGTCCGCCAGGGTTGGCTCGATCCGCTCCGCCTGGCCTCCGGGCCGGGATATTCGATCACACCGAAGGCCGCCCGACGACTCGACGAGGCGGCCGCCCGGATCTACCGCACCGGCCGGGTCACCTGGGACGGCCGGTTCGACCTGCTGGTCCTGGAGACCCCGACGGCCCGGCGGGACCGGCAGCGGCTGGCCGCCAACCTGAGCTTCCTGGGCTACGGCACCCTGGACGAGCACACCTGGGTCGCCACCCGGGCGAGCGAGGACGTGGACCTGCTGCTGGAGGAGGCCGGGGTGCGCTACGAGCGGTTCACCGCCGCGCACGCCGCCGGCACGCCGGGCGCGATGGGGGTGGTCCGGCGGGCCTGGGACCTCACCGAGATCGGGCACGCGTACGAGCGCTTCGTCGCCGAGCAGCGTCCCCTGCTGGCCGGGGTGACCGTGCGCAGCGGCGACGAGGAGGCGTACGCGGCCCGGTTCCGGCTGGTGCACGCGTGGCGTACCTTCCTGTTCCGGGACCCGCAGCTGCCACCGGCGCTGCTCCCGGAGCGCTGGCCCGGCATCGCCGCGGCCAGTTTCTTCGACCGGCACGCGGCCCGGCTGCGGCCGGCCGCCGACCGGTACGTCGAGCAGTGCCTCGACAACGGCAACCGCACCACCCGACAGAAGGGTCGTTGA
- a CDS encoding 2-oxoacid:ferredoxin oxidoreductase subunit beta, whose translation MSEPVALKLTAKDFKSDQEVRWCPGCGDYAILAAVQGFMPELNIPRENIVFVSGIGCSSRFPYYMNTYGMHSIHGRAPAIATGLSVSRPDLSVWVVTGDGDALSIGGNHLIHALRRNVNLKILLFNNRIYGLTKGQYSPTSEVGKITKSTPVGSADAPFNPLSLALGAEATFVARTIDSDRKHLQSVLRAAAQHEGSAFVEIYQNCNIFNDGAFDQLKEPATRDDFLIRLEHGQPITFGADGQFCVVHPPGGFGLEVRETATTPAEDIVVHDATVTDPAYAFALSRLPGLDLRNTPIGVFRSVDRPSYDSVVQEQVATAKATVTETPEQQLAGLLASGDTWTIL comes from the coding sequence ATGTCTGAGCCCGTCGCCCTCAAGCTCACCGCGAAGGACTTCAAGTCCGACCAGGAGGTGCGCTGGTGCCCCGGCTGCGGCGACTACGCCATCCTGGCCGCCGTGCAGGGGTTCATGCCGGAGCTGAACATCCCCCGGGAGAACATCGTCTTCGTCTCGGGCATCGGCTGCTCGTCGCGCTTCCCGTACTACATGAACACCTACGGGATGCACTCCATCCACGGCCGTGCCCCGGCGATCGCCACCGGCCTGTCGGTCTCTCGGCCGGACCTGTCGGTCTGGGTGGTCACCGGTGACGGCGACGCGCTCTCCATCGGCGGCAACCACCTGATCCACGCGCTGCGTCGCAACGTCAACCTCAAGATCCTGCTCTTCAACAACCGGATCTACGGCCTGACCAAGGGGCAGTACTCGCCCACCTCCGAGGTCGGCAAGATCACCAAGTCGACCCCGGTCGGCTCGGCGGACGCCCCGTTCAACCCGCTGTCGCTGGCGCTCGGCGCGGAGGCCACCTTCGTCGCCCGCACGATCGACTCCGACCGCAAGCACCTCCAGTCGGTGCTGCGGGCCGCGGCCCAGCACGAGGGCTCGGCGTTCGTGGAGATCTACCAGAACTGCAACATCTTCAACGACGGCGCGTTCGACCAGCTCAAGGAGCCGGCCACCCGGGACGACTTCCTGATCCGGCTGGAGCACGGGCAGCCGATCACGTTCGGCGCCGACGGCCAGTTCTGCGTCGTCCACCCGCCGGGCGGCTTCGGCCTGGAGGTGCGGGAGACCGCCACCACCCCGGCCGAGGACATCGTCGTGCACGACGCCACGGTGACCGACCCGGCGTACGCGTTCGCGCTGTCCCGGCTGCCCGGGCTGGACCTGCGCAACACCCCGATCGGGGTGTTCCGCTCCGTCGACCGCCCGTCGTACGACAGCGTGGTGCAGGAGCAGGTCGCCACGGCCAAGGCGACGGTCACCGAGACCCCCGAACAGCAGCTCGCCGGCCTCCTGGCCAGCGGCGACACCTGGACCATCCTCTAA
- a CDS encoding O-methyltransferase gives MLRTARSLAREVGLDAVTPGAGAALRLLAAAGNARAVVEIGTGTGVSGVWLLRGMRADGVLTTIDLEVEHQRIARRIFVEAGFPSGRTRIITGRALDVLPRLADGAYDLVFVDAEATGFAAYVDAALRLLRPGGMVALNGILANGRIGDPTARDAETVTVRETVKAIRESEHWTTALLPVGHGLLVAVKC, from the coding sequence GTGCTGCGCACCGCCCGCAGCCTCGCCCGGGAGGTGGGCCTCGACGCGGTCACCCCGGGCGCCGGGGCCGCGCTGCGCCTGCTCGCCGCCGCCGGCAACGCCCGCGCGGTGGTCGAGATCGGCACCGGCACCGGGGTCAGCGGCGTCTGGCTGCTGCGCGGGATGCGCGCCGACGGCGTGCTGACCACCATCGACCTGGAGGTCGAGCACCAGCGGATCGCCCGGCGCATCTTCGTCGAGGCCGGCTTCCCCTCCGGGCGGACCCGGATCATCACCGGCCGGGCGCTGGACGTGCTGCCCCGGCTCGCCGACGGCGCGTACGACCTGGTCTTCGTGGACGCCGAGGCGACCGGTTTCGCCGCCTACGTCGACGCCGCGCTGCGGCTGCTGCGCCCCGGCGGGATGGTCGCCCTCAACGGCATCCTGGCCAACGGGCGGATCGGCGATCCGACCGCCCGGGACGCCGAGACGGTGACCGTCCGGGAGACGGTCAAGGCGATCCGCGAGTCCGAGCACTGGACGACCGCGCTGCTGCCGGTCGGGCACGGCCTGCTCGTCGCGGTGAAGTGCTGA
- the ndhC gene encoding NADH-quinone oxidoreductase subunit A, producing MTGYLGSYATLGLLLLASVLFFVTAFSANRVLRPGRTADPWGKRASYECGLDPVGGDWAQMQIRYYVYAYLYVLFAVEAVFLFPWALVFDRPGFGVVTVVEMGVFVAVVALGILYAWRKNILRWT from the coding sequence GTGACCGGTTACCTGGGCTCGTACGCGACGCTCGGGCTCTTGCTGCTCGCCAGCGTGCTCTTCTTCGTAACGGCGTTCTCGGCCAACCGGGTGTTACGTCCCGGCCGTACGGCTGATCCCTGGGGCAAGCGGGCCAGCTACGAGTGCGGCCTCGACCCGGTCGGCGGCGACTGGGCGCAGATGCAGATCCGCTACTACGTGTACGCGTACCTGTACGTGCTCTTCGCCGTGGAGGCGGTCTTCCTCTTCCCCTGGGCGCTGGTCTTCGACCGCCCGGGCTTCGGTGTGGTCACCGTCGTCGAGATGGGCGTCTTCGTGGCCGTGGTCGCCCTCGGCATCCTCTACGCCTGGCGGAAGAACATCCTGCGCTGGACCTGA
- a CDS encoding DNA-3-methyladenine glycosylase I, with amino-acid sequence MSDLVTGADGLARCAWGFSTPDYAAYHDTEWGRPLRGDDALYERLTLEAFQSGLSWLTILRKRPAFRRAFDDFRIERVASYGEADVARLLADVGIVRNRAKIEAAIANARAALELPDGLSALLWSYAPPPRAARPQSFADVPALTPESTAMAKGLKKRGFRFVGPTTAYALMQATGMVDDHLAGCHVAAPAAARDGMGA; translated from the coding sequence GTGAGTGACCTGGTGACCGGCGCCGACGGGCTGGCCCGCTGCGCCTGGGGGTTCAGCACCCCGGACTACGCCGCCTACCACGACACCGAGTGGGGCCGGCCGCTGCGCGGCGACGACGCGCTCTACGAGCGGCTCACGTTGGAGGCGTTCCAGTCGGGCCTGTCGTGGCTGACCATCCTGCGCAAGCGGCCGGCGTTCCGGCGCGCCTTCGACGACTTCCGGATCGAGCGGGTCGCCTCGTACGGCGAGGCGGACGTGGCCCGGCTGCTCGCCGACGTGGGGATCGTCCGCAACCGGGCGAAGATCGAGGCGGCGATCGCCAACGCCCGCGCCGCGCTGGAGCTGCCGGACGGGCTCTCCGCGCTGCTCTGGTCGTACGCGCCGCCGCCCCGGGCCGCCCGGCCGCAGTCGTTCGCCGACGTGCCCGCGCTCACCCCGGAGTCCACCGCGATGGCCAAGGGCCTCAAGAAGCGCGGCTTCCGCTTCGTCGGCCCGACCACCGCGTACGCGCTGATGCAGGCCACCGGGATGGTCGACGACCACCTGGCGGGCTGCCACGTCGCCGCTCCGGCGGCGGCGCGTGATGGGATGGGGGCATGA
- a CDS encoding 2-oxoacid:acceptor oxidoreductase subunit alpha — protein sequence MTKQIRQLDRVVIRFAGDSGDGMQLTGDRFTSETAQLGNDISTLPNFPAEIRAPAGTLPGVSSFQVHFADYDILTPGDAPNVLVAMNPAALKANLADLPRGADIIVNTDEFTRRNLAKVGYATSPLDDDSLAGYVVHPVALTSMTVGALAEHEVSKKDAERAKNMFALGLLSWMYSRPYESTLRFLERKFAARPELVAANVAAFRAGWNFGETTDSFSVRYEVKPAKMLPGTYRNITGNAALSLGLVAAGVRSGLPVFLGAYPITPASDILHELSKHKRLGVVTMQAEDEIAAVGAALGASYGGALGVTTTSGPGVALKSETISLAVALELPLVIVDVQRAGPSTGMPTKTEQADLNMALYGRHGEAPVAVIAPKSPSDCFHAALEAARIALTYRTPVLLLSDNYVANGSEPWLLPDVESLPDLRVEFASAPNGEDGTTFLPYLRDPETLARPWAVPGTPGLEHRIGGLEKADKTGDISYDPANHDFMVRTRAARIETIPVPDVEVDDPDGDARVLVLGWGSTYGPIGAACRGLRQRGLSVAQAHLRHLAPLPANLGEVLRSYERVVIPEMNLGQLAHVIRATYLVDAIGYNQVRGLPFTAAELETMLEEVLKNV from the coding sequence GTGACCAAGCAGATCCGTCAACTGGACCGGGTGGTCATCCGGTTCGCCGGCGACTCCGGCGACGGTATGCAGTTGACCGGCGACCGGTTCACCTCCGAGACGGCGCAGTTGGGCAACGACATCTCCACGTTGCCCAACTTCCCGGCCGAGATCCGGGCGCCCGCAGGCACCCTGCCGGGCGTGTCGAGCTTCCAGGTGCACTTCGCCGACTACGACATCCTCACCCCCGGCGACGCGCCGAACGTGCTGGTGGCGATGAACCCGGCGGCACTCAAGGCCAACCTGGCCGACCTGCCGCGCGGCGCGGACATCATCGTCAACACCGACGAGTTCACCCGGCGCAACCTGGCCAAGGTCGGCTACGCGACCAGCCCGCTGGACGACGACTCGCTCGCCGGCTACGTGGTGCACCCGGTCGCGCTGACCTCGATGACCGTTGGCGCGCTGGCCGAGCACGAGGTGTCCAAGAAGGACGCCGAGCGGGCCAAGAACATGTTCGCCCTCGGCCTGCTCTCCTGGATGTACTCCCGGCCGTACGAGTCGACGCTGCGGTTCCTGGAGCGCAAGTTCGCCGCCCGGCCGGAACTGGTCGCGGCGAACGTGGCCGCCTTCCGGGCCGGCTGGAACTTCGGCGAGACCACCGACTCCTTCTCGGTGCGGTACGAGGTGAAGCCGGCGAAGATGCTGCCGGGCACGTACCGGAACATCACCGGCAACGCGGCGCTCTCGCTCGGCCTGGTGGCCGCCGGGGTCCGCTCCGGGCTGCCGGTGTTCCTCGGGGCGTACCCGATCACCCCGGCGTCGGACATCCTGCACGAGCTGAGCAAGCACAAGCGGCTCGGCGTGGTCACCATGCAGGCCGAGGACGAGATCGCCGCGGTCGGCGCCGCGCTGGGCGCGTCGTACGGCGGGGCGCTCGGCGTCACCACCACCAGCGGTCCCGGCGTGGCGCTGAAGAGCGAGACCATCTCGCTGGCCGTCGCGCTGGAGCTGCCGCTGGTCATCGTGGACGTACAGCGGGCCGGGCCGTCCACCGGCATGCCGACCAAGACCGAGCAGGCCGACCTCAACATGGCCCTGTACGGCCGGCACGGCGAGGCCCCGGTCGCGGTGATCGCGCCGAAGTCGCCGTCCGACTGCTTCCACGCGGCGCTGGAGGCGGCCCGGATCGCGCTGACCTACCGCACCCCGGTGCTCCTGCTGTCGGACAACTACGTCGCCAACGGCTCCGAGCCGTGGCTGCTGCCCGACGTGGAGTCCCTGCCCGACCTGCGGGTCGAGTTCGCCAGCGCGCCGAACGGCGAGGACGGCACCACCTTCCTGCCGTACCTGCGGGACCCGGAGACGCTGGCCCGGCCGTGGGCCGTCCCGGGCACCCCGGGGCTGGAGCACCGGATCGGCGGTCTGGAGAAGGCCGACAAGACCGGCGACATCTCGTACGACCCGGCGAACCACGACTTCATGGTGCGCACCCGGGCGGCCCGGATCGAGACGATCCCGGTGCCGGACGTCGAGGTGGACGACCCGGACGGCGACGCCCGGGTGCTGGTGCTCGGCTGGGGCTCGACGTACGGCCCGATCGGCGCGGCCTGCCGTGGCCTGCGCCAGCGCGGGCTCTCCGTCGCCCAGGCGCACCTGCGGCACCTGGCTCCGCTGCCGGCCAACCTCGGCGAGGTGCTGCGCTCCTACGAACGGGTGGTCATCCCCGAGATGAACCTCGGCCAGCTCGCCCACGTGATCCGGGCGACGTACCTGGTCGACGCCATCGGCTACAACCAGGTCCGCGGCCTGCCCTTCACCGCCGCCGAGCTGGAGACGATGTTGGAAGAGGTCCTGAAGAATGTCTGA
- a CDS encoding enoyl-CoA hydratase/isomerase family protein, which yields MTEPLLVDRTDAVVTLTLNRPTAMNSLDVALKEALRDILAELETDRSCRAVVLAGAGGSFSAGQDLREHVQTLQSPTANPLDTVRAHYNPIAAKLASLPKPVVAAVRGMAAGAGASLAFLADFRIGGPKTRFLMAFAGVGLAADTGASWTLPRLVGHAKAVELLMLAEPVGADEACRLGLLTKLVEDDEAVLPTAQELAARLAAGPTVAYGAIKRQLSIADAGTLADALAAEAQAQAICGATADHKAATLAFVNKQKPTFEGH from the coding sequence GTGACCGAGCCGCTGCTCGTCGACCGCACCGACGCCGTGGTCACCCTGACGCTGAACCGCCCCACGGCGATGAACTCGCTCGACGTGGCGCTCAAGGAGGCGCTCCGGGACATCCTGGCCGAGCTGGAGACCGACCGGTCCTGCCGGGCGGTGGTGCTGGCCGGGGCGGGCGGCTCGTTCAGCGCGGGGCAGGACCTGCGCGAGCACGTGCAGACCCTCCAGTCCCCCACCGCCAACCCGCTGGACACCGTCCGGGCGCACTACAACCCGATCGCCGCGAAGCTGGCCAGCCTGCCCAAGCCGGTGGTGGCGGCGGTACGCGGAATGGCCGCCGGCGCCGGCGCCTCGCTGGCGTTCCTCGCCGACTTCCGGATCGGCGGGCCGAAGACGAGGTTCCTGATGGCGTTCGCCGGGGTGGGGCTGGCCGCCGACACCGGGGCCTCCTGGACGCTGCCCCGTCTGGTCGGCCACGCCAAGGCCGTCGAACTGCTGATGCTCGCCGAGCCGGTGGGCGCGGACGAGGCCTGCCGGCTGGGCCTGCTCACCAAGCTCGTCGAGGACGACGAGGCGGTGCTGCCGACCGCGCAGGAGCTGGCGGCCCGCCTCGCCGCCGGCCCCACGGTGGCCTACGGGGCGATCAAGCGGCAGCTCTCCATCGCCGACGCGGGCACCCTGGCCGACGCCCTGGCCGCCGAGGCGCAGGCCCAGGCGATCTGCGGGGCCACCGCCGACCACAAGGCCGCCACCCTGGCCTTCGTCAACAAGCAGAAGCCCACCTTCGAGGGCCACTGA
- the folP gene encoding dihydropteroate synthase produces the protein MAGALRLGGRTFAPGELVVMAIVNRTPDSFFDRGATFAQDSALRAVERAVAEGAEIIDIGGVKAGPGDEVDVAEEIRRTVDTIAAVRAAFPEVVVSIDTWRAEVAVEAVAAGADLLNDTWSGADPALARVAAETGAGLVCSHAGGLAPRTRPHRAAFDDVVTDVVGTVTGLAERAVALGVRPDGILIDPAHDFGKNTRHSLEITRRLDELSGTGWPLLVALSNKDFIGETLDLPVPERLEGTLAATAVSAWLGAQVFRAHQVLPTRRVLDMVASIRGDRPPALTRRGLA, from the coding sequence ATGGCCGGGGCGTTGCGGCTGGGTGGGCGGACGTTCGCACCGGGCGAGCTGGTGGTGATGGCGATCGTCAACCGGACGCCGGACTCGTTCTTCGACCGGGGCGCCACCTTCGCCCAGGACAGCGCGTTGCGCGCGGTGGAACGCGCGGTCGCCGAAGGCGCGGAGATCATCGACATCGGCGGGGTGAAGGCCGGGCCGGGCGACGAGGTCGACGTCGCCGAGGAGATCCGGCGCACGGTGGACACCATCGCCGCCGTCCGGGCCGCCTTCCCCGAGGTGGTCGTCTCGATCGACACCTGGCGGGCCGAGGTCGCGGTGGAGGCGGTGGCGGCCGGCGCCGACCTGCTCAACGACACCTGGTCCGGGGCCGACCCGGCGCTCGCCCGGGTGGCCGCGGAGACCGGCGCCGGGCTGGTCTGCTCGCACGCCGGCGGCCTCGCGCCGCGTACCCGGCCGCACCGGGCCGCCTTCGACGACGTGGTCACCGACGTGGTGGGCACGGTGACCGGGCTCGCCGAGCGCGCGGTGGCCCTGGGGGTACGCCCCGACGGCATCCTGATCGACCCGGCGCACGACTTCGGCAAGAACACCCGGCACTCGCTGGAGATCACCCGACGGCTCGACGAACTGTCCGGCACCGGCTGGCCGCTGCTGGTGGCCCTGTCGAACAAGGACTTCATCGGCGAGACGCTGGACCTGCCGGTGCCGGAGCGGCTGGAGGGCACGCTGGCGGCCACCGCCGTCTCGGCCTGGCTCGGCGCCCAGGTCTTCCGCGCCCACCAGGTCCTGCCGACCCGCCGCGTGCTGGACATGGTCGCCTCGATCCGCGGCGACCGCCCGCCGGCCCTCACCCGCCGCGGCCTCGCCTGA
- a CDS encoding leucyl aminopeptidase family protein, whose product MLAIRLTAGPDRLDTLVLPVRAGATTDGGETPATLAPTVPALPDEVAAEATALLPAARLTGRAGETFAHLRPARTPGRLLLLGVGDGADKAWRTAGAALARAAKDETRITLALPVDVAADAVRALVEGLHLASYRFRMTEAGETPALAEVELLVADPQAYREAVATAETTARMTRLARDLTNTPSSVKNPQWFVAQVEAAAADLADLHLRVRGPEELAAEGFGGILAVGRGSASGPRLVELDWRPADARTHVVLVGKGITFDTGGISIKPVPAMKLMRKDMAGAAAVVAATLGAAALRLPVRVTTLAPLAENMVSGSAFRPGDIVRHYGGLTSETTNSDAEGRLVLADAMAYAVRELAPDLLIDLATLTGANAVALGKRHGALYSENDQLAADVLAAVDAAGEAAWRMPLPADYVEHLGSDLADLHSSPDAGAGSVTAALFLREFTGDLRDRWLHIDMSAPSWADGDDAELTRGATGWGVRGLLRWLATLG is encoded by the coding sequence GTGCTCGCCATCCGTCTGACAGCCGGTCCCGACCGGCTGGACACCCTCGTTCTGCCCGTCCGGGCCGGTGCCACGACCGACGGGGGCGAGACCCCGGCGACGCTGGCCCCGACCGTCCCGGCCCTGCCCGACGAGGTGGCGGCGGAGGCGACCGCCCTGCTGCCCGCCGCCCGGCTGACCGGCCGGGCCGGGGAGACCTTCGCCCACCTGCGGCCCGCCCGCACGCCGGGGCGGCTGCTGCTGCTCGGGGTCGGCGACGGCGCCGACAAGGCCTGGCGGACGGCCGGGGCGGCCCTCGCCCGCGCCGCGAAGGATGAGACGCGTATCACACTCGCGCTGCCCGTCGACGTCGCCGCCGATGCCGTCCGCGCCCTCGTGGAGGGGCTGCACCTCGCCTCGTACCGGTTCCGGATGACCGAGGCGGGCGAGACGCCCGCGCTGGCCGAGGTGGAGCTGCTGGTCGCCGATCCGCAGGCGTACCGGGAGGCGGTCGCCACCGCGGAGACCACCGCCCGGATGACCCGGCTCGCCCGGGACCTCACCAACACCCCGTCGTCGGTGAAGAACCCGCAGTGGTTCGTCGCCCAGGTCGAGGCCGCCGCGGCCGACCTGGCCGACCTGCACCTGCGGGTACGCGGCCCGGAGGAGTTGGCCGCCGAGGGCTTCGGTGGCATCCTCGCCGTCGGCCGCGGCTCGGCCAGCGGCCCCCGCCTGGTCGAGCTGGACTGGCGCCCCGCCGACGCCCGTACCCACGTGGTGCTGGTCGGCAAGGGAATCACCTTCGACACCGGCGGCATCTCGATCAAGCCGGTGCCGGCGATGAAGCTGATGCGCAAGGACATGGCCGGCGCCGCCGCCGTGGTCGCGGCGACCCTGGGCGCCGCCGCGCTGCGCCTGCCCGTCCGGGTCACCACCCTCGCCCCGCTGGCCGAGAACATGGTCAGCGGCTCGGCGTTCCGTCCCGGCGACATCGTCCGCCACTACGGCGGCCTGACCAGCGAGACCACCAACTCCGACGCCGAGGGCCGGCTCGTGCTCGCCGACGCCATGGCGTACGCGGTGCGGGAACTCGCGCCCGACCTGCTGATCGACCTGGCCACTCTCACCGGTGCCAACGCCGTCGCGCTCGGCAAGCGCCACGGCGCTCTCTACAGCGAGAACGACCAGCTCGCCGCCGACGTGCTGGCCGCCGTCGACGCCGCGGGCGAGGCCGCCTGGCGGATGCCGCTGCCCGCCGACTACGTCGAGCACCTCGGCAGCGACCTGGCCGACCTGCACAGCTCGCCGGACGCCGGCGCGGGCTCGGTCACCGCCGCGCTCTTCCTCCGCGAGTTCACCGGCGACCTGCGCGACCGGTGGCTGCACATCGACATGTCCGCGCCCTCCTGGGCCGACGGCGACGACGCCGAGCTGACCCGGGGCGCGACCGGCTGGGGCGTACGCGGGCTGCTGCGCTGGCTGGCGACCCTGGGCTGA
- a CDS encoding DivIVA domain-containing protein: MGQVLLVLVVALTVAAVVFGVTVLVSGRDPGLVPAEPDGRAVPLPGARPLRESDVGEVRFDTALRGYRMAQVDQAMRRAAYDIGYKTELIGVLEAEVTALREGRTADADALRRAREEAAGAATDRPTDPAATDRPSAGTAPASAGHEPPAGDATPALRDAAAAPAPAEAAAATESDETAATGSDETAATGSDEAAATGSDAAAVARPEAADATRPGPADRRDADPADAAKVRSEPV, translated from the coding sequence ATGGGTCAGGTTCTGCTCGTACTGGTCGTCGCGTTGACCGTGGCGGCGGTGGTGTTCGGGGTGACGGTGCTGGTCTCCGGGCGGGATCCCGGCCTGGTCCCGGCGGAGCCGGACGGCCGCGCGGTGCCGCTGCCGGGCGCCCGGCCGCTGCGCGAGTCGGACGTCGGCGAGGTCCGCTTCGACACCGCGCTGCGCGGGTACCGGATGGCCCAGGTCGACCAGGCGATGCGCCGCGCCGCCTACGACATCGGCTACAAGACCGAGCTGATCGGCGTGCTGGAGGCCGAGGTCACCGCGCTGCGCGAGGGCCGCACCGCCGACGCGGACGCGTTGCGCCGGGCCCGCGAGGAGGCCGCCGGCGCCGCCACCGACCGGCCCACCGACCCGGCCGCCACCGACCGGCCGTCGGCCGGCACCGCCCCGGCATCGGCCGGTCACGAGCCGCCGGCCGGTGACGCGACTCCGGCCCTGCGCGATGCCGCCGCCGCGCCGGCCCCGGCCGAGGCGGCTGCCGCCACGGAATCCGACGAGACCGCCGCCACGGGATCCGACGAGACCGCCGCCACGGGATCCGACGAGGCCGCCGCCACGGGTTCCGACGCGGCCGCCGTCGCGCGACCGGAGGCGGCCGACGCCACCCGACCCGGCCCGGCCGACCGGCGGGACGCCGACCCGGCCGATGCCGCCAAGGTCCGCTCGGAGCCGGTGTGA
- a CDS encoding DUF3117 domain-containing protein translates to MAAMKPRTGDGPLEVTKEGRGIVMRVPLEGGGRLVVEMTPDEANALGDALKAAAG, encoded by the coding sequence ATGGCGGCGATGAAGCCGCGGACGGGCGACGGTCCGCTGGAAGTCACCAAGGAGGGCCGGGGCATCGTCATGCGAGTCCCGCTGGAGGGCGGTGGCCGGCTCGTCGTCGAGATGACTCCCGACGAGGCCAACGCGCTCGGTGACGCGCTGAAGGCGGCCGCCGGCTGA